One segment of Terriglobia bacterium DNA contains the following:
- a CDS encoding ATP-binding protein, whose product MKYLPRALASTVRRAARTFPAVLVTGARQSGKTTLLRHEFGGTHPYLSLERPDVRARALADPVGFLREHPAPLILDEIQYAPHLLSFIKDQIDEDRKPGRWLLTGSQSFPLMRGVSQTLAGRVAVLTLEPLSTEELHGNPRPPDLRGLLGRVFAEKAESIVPRRARMHDVDLVDWLLRGGYPEPRLHPEVDRQLWFGSYVQTYLERDIRDLRQVGDLDAFGRFLFLIATRTGNLLNLAELGREAGVSGPTAKQWLSVLEASQIVILVRPYHRNLGKRVRKSPKLYLIDTGLATFLLGLHSPEAVLQGPSAGALVETAVVSEWLKACRNRGEQPGLYYWRSSAGHEVDLVIEHDGKLFGLEVKATATPTPHHADGLARWLDLAGRSARGALACDVDRPLALRPGIRAVPWHLAWV is encoded by the coding sequence GTGAAGTACCTCCCCAGGGCTCTGGCGAGCACCGTACGTCGCGCGGCGCGGACGTTTCCGGCCGTGCTGGTCACCGGGGCCCGGCAGTCGGGGAAGACGACTCTTCTCCGGCACGAGTTCGGCGGGACGCACCCCTACCTCTCCCTGGAGCGACCCGACGTCCGGGCGAGGGCCCTCGCCGACCCCGTGGGGTTCCTTCGAGAGCATCCTGCTCCATTGATCTTGGACGAGATCCAGTACGCCCCCCACCTGCTGAGCTTCATCAAGGACCAGATCGACGAGGACCGGAAGCCCGGGCGCTGGCTCCTGACCGGCTCGCAGAGCTTCCCCCTCATGCGCGGTGTCAGCCAGACCCTGGCCGGCCGGGTGGCCGTGCTGACGCTGGAGCCGCTGTCGACCGAGGAGCTTCACGGCAACCCGCGGCCTCCGGACCTGCGCGGTCTCCTCGGCCGCGTCTTCGCGGAGAAGGCGGAGTCGATCGTCCCGCGCCGGGCGCGAATGCACGACGTCGATCTCGTGGACTGGTTGCTCCGGGGCGGATATCCCGAGCCCCGACTCCATCCGGAAGTCGATCGGCAGCTTTGGTTCGGGAGCTACGTCCAGACGTACCTCGAGCGGGACATTCGCGACCTGAGGCAGGTCGGCGATCTGGACGCGTTCGGCCGCTTCCTCTTCCTCATCGCCACGCGGACGGGGAACCTGTTGAACCTCGCCGAACTGGGGCGGGAGGCGGGCGTGAGCGGGCCCACCGCCAAGCAATGGCTGTCGGTGCTCGAGGCCAGCCAGATCGTGATTCTCGTCAGGCCCTACCACCGCAACCTTGGCAAGCGCGTCCGCAAGAGCCCCAAGCTGTACTTGATCGATACCGGCCTTGCGACCTTCCTGCTGGGCCTGCACTCGCCCGAGGCGGTCCTCCAGGGACCGAGCGCCGGGGCCCTCGTGGAGACGGCCGTGGTTTCGGAATGGCTGAAGGCGTGCAGAAACCGTGGCGAGCAACCGGGACTGTATTACTGGAGGTCGAGCGCCGGTCACGAGGTGGATCTGGTCATCGAGCACGACGGGAAGCTCTTCGGTCTGGAGGTCAAAGCGACTGCAACACCGACGCCGCATCACGCGGACGGGCTCGCTCGCTGGCTGGATCTCGCGGGGAGATCGGCGCGGGGAGCGCTGGCCTGCGACGTCGATCGGCCCCTGGCGCTCCGACCCGGCATCCGGGCCGTGCCCTGGCACCTGGCGTGGGTGTAG
- a CDS encoding hydrogenase maturation protease encodes MKTLLLGMGNPILSDDSVGVRLAGDLSLELTGTPNLDVVEECSVGGLSLLDVITGYDRLIVLDAIRTAGGSPGDWYRFDARALRETQNLRNVHDVNFATALELGRRLGHHLPPDHEIHVFAVEVADDATFGESLSPALEAAYPAIVSGILEEVRALLPP; translated from the coding sequence GTGAAGACCCTGCTCCTCGGCATGGGCAACCCCATCCTCTCCGACGACTCGGTCGGGGTGCGCCTCGCCGGGGACCTCTCCCTCGAGCTGACCGGTACGCCGAATCTGGACGTCGTCGAGGAGTGCTCCGTCGGGGGATTGAGCCTCCTGGACGTCATCACGGGCTACGACCGCCTGATCGTGCTCGATGCCATCCGGACCGCGGGCGGGTCGCCCGGCGACTGGTATCGCTTCGACGCCCGGGCGCTCCGGGAGACGCAGAACCTCCGCAACGTCCATGACGTGAACTTCGCCACCGCTCTCGAGCTGGGCCGCCGGCTGGGTCATCATCTGCCCCCAGACCACGAGATCCACGTCTTCGCGGTGGAGGTCGCGGACGACGCCACGTTCGGGGAGAGCCTCTCCCCTGCCCTCGAGGCGGCCTATCCCGCGATCGTCTCGGGAATCCTGGAGGAGGTCCGCGCACTCCTCCCTCCGTAG
- the hypA gene encoding hydrogenase maturation nickel metallochaperone HypA: MHELSIATGLVETAVRSAVANGASRVLRVNVRIGSLSGVEPEALSFCFPIAARETVCEGAELHLDMIPAAGTCPKCGARSEVRDLLVPCPGCGEWPLSVEGGREMQLESLEVT; encoded by the coding sequence ATGCACGAGCTTTCCATCGCCACGGGCCTGGTCGAGACCGCCGTCAGGAGCGCGGTCGCGAACGGGGCGAGCCGCGTGCTCCGCGTCAATGTCCGGATCGGAAGCCTCTCCGGCGTCGAGCCGGAAGCGCTCTCGTTCTGCTTCCCGATCGCCGCCCGCGAGACGGTCTGCGAGGGGGCGGAGCTGCACCTCGACATGATCCCAGCCGCCGGAACTTGCCCCAAGTGCGGGGCGCGCTCCGAGGTCCGCGACCTCCTCGTCCCCTGCCCCGGCTGCGGGGAGTGGCCGCTCAGCGTCGAGGGGGGGCGCGAGATGCAGCTCGAGTCCCTGGAGGTGACCTGA